One Glycine max cultivar Williams 82 chromosome 8, Glycine_max_v4.0, whole genome shotgun sequence genomic window, AAATTCTCAGTTTTCTTTCGAATTAAACAATCTTGGTAGTCTGTATAATAAGTAGATATGTAGACAATTATTggtaaattaaaagaattagaaCACTCAAAGTGATGCGTAATAAACCATATAAactttatctattttattaCAATAAGACATGTAAGCAGTGAATTCGTTCAATAGCatgtttgaattaatttattttaaagtaaaaatttaattgaaaacctttaaaacaattatttatttcaaagaGTCTATTCTTAAACACAAAGTAGTCATCCTATAGGTTatagagataaaataaataaatctacgTGCTCAATTTTTCtgtaaatattttctaaacTTTACTTAGCAACCTCATCcatataatgataaaatttgggtataatattataagtgtttcttatattatttatgattaatattgaatacaattaattttaacaaaaatgattataaattataaagcttaattaaatatttgttaactAATTGACACAATCATGTAAGATTCATTATGTTCACatcagaaaaaataatttaatcaataaaaggatttgtgtttgattttctctttatgtAAAATTCGTTGAGactgataataataatatattaatgagATTAATCTTTAATCCAATAGGTTAAAGAAtagtctaaaaaaattaacttacattCTTTATGTTGTAATAATTATAtgatttgaataatttattcttgATACTATTAAGTTTACCGTAAAACACCTGAAAAgtttatataataacaaaatttgatttatattataaaatgagCATGCTCATACCAGCATTATATTAGGAGAAAAAGGGTTATACGACCATGTAAaagttttacataattattcaatctaaatttattataataaatttgtaattaaataataatataaaattattctaattttacaatataaatattaaactttttatCTGTCCAAGtagaattaaatttgaaattcaaatactTCAAGTTAGTGgacaaagaaattattaaaagtgACAAGTCAACtctcaacaaaaattaatcattcatTAGTTAATATTTCGTACCTATATGGGAAAAAAAGCCCTaatattaaaatcttataaaGGTAATTCCAATCaaccatttaatttttcttttcttgttttggcaAGTAAGCAGATTGGTTACCATGGTTGTGGGTTGTGTTGTTGCCTGTTGGCTTGTTTCGCCATCTCAAGACACCTTTTGGGTCCTAAGTAACTGACTGGCTTCCATTTGAGGCATCTCCCAAGTTGGAGATTCTGCAATAAAGCTTTTTGGAGCAGATATTCGCAATATTCTTCATTTTCCCATTAAGCCAACCACTCACTTCACAGATTTCCAACTCTCTTTGACTCAGTGTGAGATTCAGCGTCTGCCTCAACCCATCATCATCATGGTCATGTCATTCAACCCTTTTCAACTCTTTCATTTTCCTTCTCGTGATTTGTTCCTTCTCACGTGCTGCTCTTTTTCTTGTGAAAGTTTTTCAGTAAGGTTCATACTAAAGTTTGCATTTTTAAACTCACAATAAGAAAAGGCTGGAGTTTTATTTGCCTTACTGAAATGGGTGTATGAAAGCTATACACGATTTGCTTTTGATTGTTTAAACGGTagaaaactcttttctttttttctttctttttctttttcttgtcaagaTTTGGTCTTCATGTTGCAAGCTTATTTGTATAATGAATATTTCAAAGTGGTCCACATGCCTACCCCCAAAAATTTATGCACCCGGTATCCGAAGGTGTttcgttttttcttcttttttttttataaaaaaaaagctatTGAGAGGAATAGATTGTATCATTTTTAGCCATGGGAAAAAAGGTAGAGAGAAAGCAAGAAATACATTGAAGAAAATTGTTAAGAGGGATCCTGTGGTGAATAATATTCTTGAGCATTTGGTCTTTAACTGAGTCCAATAACATTGATAGATCCATGTATCCAATTTCACCTAGTGGAATAAGGTTCTTGTTGTTGTAAAGGTAGGGAGGCTTGTTAAAGGAAGGGAACtataaagtaaataaaagaaaatcatgcTTTGATTTTTGTGGTACTATAGTAAATATAAGTTGTGGACTTTGATTTGAATTATTTGTGTTGGATTCTGTTTTTAATGTGGACTGTATTGTTTAACAGCTAATGAACATTATGCAGTTTAAATGAGGCCAAATTAGTAGGTTATGTTATAATAACTGTAGCAATGCAATACGGATAGAGGCATGGTGAAAGAAGATTGTTATTCTTGTTATGTTCTGTTAGAAGTTGAAGGTGATTGtgttttcaaattgattctcaaTGTCCCATTGTTTATCTACTGTTAATCACTTTGCTGGAGCATAACCATGACATACTGAGATGTGCTTAATCTGTGGCTTTTTGTTGTATAATTTTCTATATTAGAATGCATATTTTATGCCAACCCTTACATTCTGTCAGAGTTAGCACCTTTGGTCTTAACTCTTATTGCCAGTTGTCTATCCCATGTATGCCCAGCTGACAGAATGTTCCTCAATTGCAGAATGGACTCGAAGAATCAACTAACGATGAAGTGGATGTTCCATTGAATGAAGTATCTAGCAAACAGATTGATCCTCAAGAAGATGGTAATAGTGCTCCAAACATTTACAAAAATCCTACACTGAAACTGGTGGCCAAAGTAGTTAATGGGAATAATGAGCATAGGAATGCCAAAAGAGATATTGATCAtcaagaaaaagttttgaagaGGGCAAACAAGGTCCTGCCTTGTCCTCGTTGCAATAGTTCGGAGACAAAGTTTTGCTACTTCAACAATTATAATGTTAACCAACCTAGGCATTTCTGTaaaaattgccaaaggtattggACAGCTGGGGGGACAATTAGAAATGTTCCTCTTGGGGCTGGTAAGCGTAAGAATAAGCACTCGACTTTGCAGTATTGTCTGATACCTGTGACTCCTGATGCTGCATCTGTCAGCCAGACAGATTCCAAACCTGCTAGTGATATGCTTTTATCATCTAGCAGACTTATCAAAGGGATGGAGAACATCTCAAGTCTCAGGGAGGAAACTCCTCTTAGTGAATCCTTAGAAACTGTGTTAAGTCTCAATGGCCAGACAAATATTGAAATGGCCTCTTCCACTCTCAAAGATGATGCTGAGGAGTCTTCCAGCTCTTCTATGAGATCTAATGAAGTAGAGCAGGTTTGTTTGGCACAACACTCTTTAGTTCCTTTACAATCATTTCAATATTATCCTGTTCCTTCATGGTCTTACCAATGGAATCCATGTTGGAATGTCAAGGAGCTTAGGCCTAGAAGCTTAAGTTCTAGACCTGTTTACACAGGTTCTCCAACTATGATTGCAGTTCCTGGCTTCTCCTTACCAACAGTAATACTTCCAGGGGTGCCTTATTCATATTCGGGTTTTATGTCAAACTGGGATGAACAAAAGGAAGATGCTTCATTGGTTGGATCTGCATTTAGTGGCATATCATTGTCTCCATCTTCAGTTAGCAACAGTACTTGTTCAGGTAATAGGTCCCCAACCTTGGGAAAACATTCTAGAGATGGAAGTACACTGGGGGAAGATGCAATGAAACAGAATCTTTGGGTGCCCAAGACTGTAAGAATTAATGACCCAGAAGAGGCTGCAAATAGTTCTATATGGTCAACTTTGGGAACAAAGTCTGAACAGAACAAACTCATTATGAAAGGaagtatttttaaatcatttgaaCCTAAGGCAAGTGCCAGTTCTCATATTTTAGAGGATAATCAAATTCTAAGGGCCAACCCTGCAGCTTTCTCGCGCTCTGAGTCTTTTCAGGAAAGCATGTAAAATCATGTATTTTGTTCCAGTTTTATGGTCAGCTCAACCATGTCaaatttgttggatgaggcaCAGAAGACTTCTGAAAGTTCATTTCTGTCATGGATAATTCCATCTATTGATGTTAAAGAAGATAGCCATGTCAAGAACCTTGAAGAAATTTTAAGCTGTATGTTCACCAGTCAATAAGAATCTCAACCTTGTGTCACCATTTGCTTCATGGTAAAGTAAGAGTCATGGCAGAACTTGAAATCTGACTGAGGTATGATATTTAGGCTTCAAAACAGTTGCAATCAAGATATTACTCCTTTGAGttgattctttgtttaatttgatcttcATATTTTCATCATTGTCCGGTCAATCTTAGGTTAGGAATTTGCATGTCATTGACTTCTTTATGTGCTGTTTTCAGACTTTTTgaggaatttattttattgttttctttcccTTTATTTTCCAAAAGATTGGCCTTGTATTGTGTCTTGAGAGTTGATTATAGCAAAGAGAAAAATGCTCAGGTCACAGGCTTGTTGTAgcaaattttctttcttcttgtcTTATACATAGATGAAGTCAAAATGATGATGCTATTGGTGACAATCTCTATTGTGATCAGGTAAATTATAGTCATATATTTTCTTCAAGACATCAATGCATAATTTAGAGCACAATACAAACTTTTCCCTTTTGACTTTACCTGTTCTTTTTTGCATAGAAGttgattaatttatgtttttcttcattCTGTGTTTCCTTTGATCAATAGCTGTTGTTATTTTCACCTTTATCAGAGTTATTGTTTCTGATGACTATGATAAACAGGATATGCTGGgaaatttttttggttattttatttttgcctgGGGTTGGAAATTGCTGAATCATATCATGGATATGATAAGCAAGATATGATGGTTGGTCCACACCAATGAATAATTGCAGACCACAAATTCTTGCAGTAGAAGTTGTTGCTTATATAATGCAAAATTAGAGTGTCCTCCTGGACTCTGGTTTTCATTTCCAAAGGAATAAATCAAGCATATACTATTTTGAGATTAATAACATGAAATTCTTTGAAGTTTTCATACATCATATATGAAGTTTTCATTTGTTGACTGTTCCACAACTTGATATTAGAAATGcccaaaaaatatcatatttgtaAAGAAGAAACATAAATGTACTCTTCTGAATGTGGAAAATATACTGGAttagtattaattattagtctaaagtttaaattataaagtataaatttttttagactaGTATCTGAATATACTACTAGTCTACTATTAGTATTATTCTATCGAATATTAATATGTTCTAATAGAAATTTATAAACTCTTTCTATTCTATTCTTATTTAGTAATAGTATAGTATTAGTAATGAGATTTATTCGATCgtaaatgtaaatattattaaacattTTAGGACTAGCTTTCAGAATCACTTCAACTTTTCTGTTAGAAATtagtgtaaaatatgtttttggtcccaaaaaaatctataaatttgattttagtcacagtaaatttttaatatggTTTAGTCTCTGCTTTTGAACAGAACACATGTTTCTAGTCATTGATAAGGGACTaaaaatgcataattttttgtaaatatagagactaaaaacatattgaaTTTTTGTAGGACTAAACctgaatttcaaaatattttgagagGCCGAAAACATTTTATGCTAGAAAGTAACTCAAAATGAGATTCAAGTCCATTAATTATATGTGTTCATGTTGGAATACTAATGTGAGATAAAGTTTTGGATCAGGTAGGAATGAGAAGGTAACTTTAAGTTTTGCTAGTGCCTCTGACTGGCCAACCATATGTTTGACTAAACAATTGTTGGATATTTTTTGTTAGTCCTTAATCTTGGAGAGGACTGGGATCTCTGGAGTGGTTGAGTGGTATTGATATGGACTTTTATGATGAACAACTTTGACATACTGACATATCATGAAAGGTAAAATCATATGGATTGACTTTGGAGATTCTGCAAACACATGAATTGGTTAATTGAACACTTCAAGAAGTGGAAGCTAGAAAGCAATGGCTATTGTTAGATGCTTGTCAGTTGTCATATACTGTTTCTGCCACTTCAGGGAAAAATACTAAGTCTCTAGGGTTCATTTTCTTCATAGACAATGAAAAGGGGAGCGaagagttaaaaattaatgtctTCATTGTAACTAAAACGtatgtaataataatttaaaggtatttcattttcttcataaaCTCCTGAAGTGTTTAaaccctaaaatattaaaacagtTCAGAGGataattcttttcattttaacaaattttttcaaTCTGAACCACCATAACTTCAACCTGGTTTTCAATTGttagagaaaataaagagaatatGCATAAGAATAAGACTAACTCTGCagtaaaaaagaataatgacCAACTCCATTGCCACTTGTGTCTATatgtatatttgaaaataaagatcaaTACTCCATCATACCTAAATAAGTGttgaatttgaaaaaacaaaatcattccAAAATATGTGTcatgttaattttttcaatGGTAATATGGATATtaaggttaattttataaaattattattttttatctatttatcaaCTTTTCTTAATATGTATAAACCAATCTAATTATTTTAGTACGGAGGGAGTACAAGAAAGACAGGGAAACcttaataatacaaaataaccTAATAAACTATGCACGCGTATAAAAGTTATTCCCAAACATTTATGGGGTCCTCATGCAGTTAGTTACAAGTAAGCATCAATACTTATGATATAGAGTAGCTTGTATTGTTGAGTTTGACCCAACAGTTCACAAGGAATGTCAAGATGAAACATTAACGGAGAAATGTGTAAGGATTAAGGAGCCTCTCTAGTGAACAAACTGATAGGGCATTTGTGGAAGAAATTCTCTGGAATCTGTAGTTTGCAGCAAAGTTAAAAATTCATTGAGTAGAGACTCAAATGATCACAAAGACTCGCCTATCATCTTACAAGGAGACATAAGAACCAAATTCCTAGGAAATTTTGTATTATGTGCtacaatgtataattttttttttacttcttccatctctaattataagatttttttaattaattcgtgttccttaaaaaaaataattaattttattaatcatattaaatatgtaaattatttgtacaattttttcaaagttatcatttttcttatctctttatttacttaatttttttctcattgttttgagagagaataattaaatgaaagtatgtagaaaataataattaatatatctaaaaattagaaaaaaaatattataaaaatataaatttctaaaaaaatctcaattaagGACGAAGGGAttagttgttttaatttttgtaatgacCTTACACTTGAAAATGTCAGTTACTTTTCTCATGCCATAATTAATGACCTTACTAGAAAGAGTATATGCTATATTCAAagcatttcttttaatttttaatgctaCACCCCTTATGTGTCGAGTCATGAGGCCATAAGCAGAGACACTTTTTCTGTTACAACAAACAACTACATTGGAAGTACACGATAAATTTAATACAAAGGCCATACAGTCACAAAAACAATGAATTTGAttgttacaacttacaacaaCTACCACTCTAGCACTGGGAGCATCAACACcggattaataataaaaatattaaagctTGAGTTTTAggtctattaatatttattattaattttttaaagtaaaaaagattaCACATATTAACTAAAAGATTCcacatatcattatttttttttagtgaaaaaaatctctttcaatttttattttaagcctTCCTTTGAGTCGGCCTTACTTAGCATGGAGTCAATCAAATAAAGTAAATGTAATTGTGTGATTAGTATTTTTACCTATTGAATTAATCAATTGATTTACAGcaaattttaagttattttaggAATGAATACATCAAATCTAAAGTTACTAAAGCtagcatttttgtttttcaattgatGTGAGGTGAAAAATCTAACAAGCACACGTTGAAGACATCAATCCAAGAGGTTTTAATAAACTGTACATGATCATAATTTTGGCagtaatatcataaatttttcaCATGACATTAGGTAATTAGATTATGTTTCATAAAAGTAACTGAAAGCTAATTAATaactaaactaaaaaattaatttattaaattaaaaacatttgataaaattgttgttgaagtaataaaaagtgtaaaataataaaaaaaaatcatgatttatttataaggaaagtaaaaaaaatgaataaatatatcaaggataaaagtaaaaaaaatatacaaaaatagaaactaattttttaaaaaatactactttaAATATGgagaaactaataaaaaaacttatttaccgaacaattaaataaatttttcgactaataaaaaaatattaaaaactaattaaaatatcttgtcTAACATAGCCTCTTGATGATTTTCTATGGGTAATGGGAAAGTGAAAGATTGAAATACCAAAAAATGACTTTATGCATTCAAAGAATCGGATGAAAACCAAatcaaagggaaaataaataaatcaataagaGGGAAACAATATAGGCACACGTACTAATTGAATTCTGATGATGAACAGGATTATAAAATTGTCACAATCATGCTATGAAATTGAACTTTTGTACTTGGTAACATACACTGATACACTATTAGTGGCTGGAAATCTCGTACAAATCTTAATTATGTCTCCCTGGAGGATGGCGCTGGTGAGTAACTGTGATCGTGATCACTTGAGTCTCTTCTCCATGAATTCTGAACTTGTGCTGCAAACTGCAGATTCCAGAGAATATCTTCCACAGAAGGCCTTTCAGTTGGGTCACCAGAGAGACACCTTACACATATCTCCATCGTTGTCATTAATGACTCATCTGAACATTCCTTATGAACTGCTGGGTCAACAATGCTCCTTCTAGCTATGTCATCGGTTTTGATGCTTACCTGTAACTGCAGAAGGACCACACAGTAACATTGTTAGAATTAGGTGGTAGTACTTTACTACCTCTTGTGCTTAACACATCAAAGTTGGGTTCTGAACTTAGGTTGTATTCAGATATGTTGCACAATCTTTCTTAGATTGCATTTGatttaagttaaaatcaacttatgcacccCCAACTTTTGGAGAAGTCAGATGAAAGAACTTCTATAAAATTTAGGTGCCTaggttgattttaacttataagcaaagtttagttcattttattttcttattttttctcctaTAAGTACTTACTGAAAAGGTTATCCAAATAGGACCTTCTTATAATACCCCTGTTTGTTGTGTTGTGCACAAAAGAGCTGGGAAGATGAAGGGGAAAAGGATTTTTGTTATCTTGCCTTTTGTGTTATGGACAAAATTGTGACTTGGTTTAATGGATAACAAAAACTCAGTTTTGTACTGTTTCTTGTGCTGTTTTGTCTAGTACTTTACATTTCTAAACATCAAAAAGTTTTTAATGTTGTATTGTCCCTTATTTTTAGCAAATCCAAGTACTCTTAATGTCAAATTGGGAAAGTTATCCAAAACTAGTCTAAAATGTTTAAGTATGAAAGTTCGAAGTTAATACTCACAAGATCTTTTAGTGTTCCAACTTCATTGTGGAACATTATTGGTCTTCCCAGAATGATTTCTAGCAAGACTACTCCAATATCATAGACATCATTCTTGTCTGCATCCTGGATCCTGCATAAATCATTAAAGCAATCCCCTCAATTACTTCCAAGAGAAAATAACTATACATTATTAGACACAATCAGCAAAGCACCCGTGTGTTTGCACAAGACTCTGGAAAAGGTTCTATTTCTCTAACTAGTTGACTTGATTGTAGACATTGAAGCCTTTAAGAACCAGGGTCAACAAGTTGTGTGTttcactaacatttttttcacatTAGAGATCCCAATGGAGTGGTTAGCACCTAGCACTAGAAGAAGCAGATATATATGGATCAGGGTTGAGATATATCAAAGGGTATATGCATCAGGGGTTAaggaagaattaaaaaattcttaCCTAACTATCTCTACAACTAACTAATAGTATATctatttcaactttcaagaaaAAGCATATATGCTAAAATTCATTCGTGAGAAAATCCAATGATTGTGTACCCCTTTTCAAACATTTAATTCTGTTGTGTTTAATTTGCTAACTATATCCCTTTCTTTTTAGATTATAATTTCTACTTTCTTAGTAGCTAGATTAGATTCTATTACAATATCAGCTTTCaggaattaattattatatttttttaccttgcTTGGACTTTTCCTTTTAATCCAGGGGAGGTTCCCTTGCTGATCtgaaatttttaaagaaaaaaatgatgagaacaAACAGAAATGAATGGAGATATAGTAGTAGTAAGGGAATATAAACAAAGATTTTATCCATTTaccattcttttattttcagcaGAGAGTGGTAGATTATAACTGCTTATTTTAACATTGTGATTGTTATCCAAAAGAATATCTGTTATCTTCAGATTATTTGAATATAGTCCAGGCACTATCCCTGTGTGCAAAAATTGAATGCCTTTCACCACTCCAATTGCAGCTGTTATTCTCTGAGTCCAAGAAAGCTTTTCCCCAGAAGATCctattaaaagtatatatatgttaGTGGAAATATTCATTTCCTTGTATGTGAACATGAGAAAGTTTAGGTACTATTTggtttgagaaaatgtttttaaagatTTGTTTTCAAACAACTATTtgaaaataggaaataaaatgaaaacaaattgacatttttgtaattatatgcaaaaatagaaaatgaaaacaaaatcttaaaccAAAAAAGTTCTATAAAGGACTTCAGTGTACAAAATCATTGAAATTTATGGTATGAGGGAATACTAGAAGGAAGATTGTGATGGAAAATTTTCCTTACCAGAAACACAGCttcttaaacttttattttgaacAAACTCAAATATGAGATATACATTGTTTACACTTGAATCATCTTGGTTGCACTCAAAAGCATGCCCAAGTGCACTAACCAAGTGTGAATGCCTTAGCTTTGAAATTATCTCAACATGGTGCATGTAAGTCTGAGGGCCTtgtttctttctcattttcaaACCTCTAATAGCAATGTGCATTCCATCAGAGAGAACCCCCTTATAAATCTGCCattatagttaaaataaattaaaattagcaaGTCACAAAGAAAATGGAGAACAGCTACACAAAGAATTATATGAATAATCAGCAGGGTGAATTATATCAGAACCTAAACAATACAAAACTATGACAGCAAAAGTGAGAATGAAAAAACTCTAGAATATGTTTGGATTGATGCTTGATGCCTATTGAAGAACTGAAGTTTTGCATATGGATTCCTGTAACTTATCCTGTTCTAAGGATAGATTACTAGCCCACTcagtaaatataattttcaacagAAGTCATGCCAGAGATTCAGATGTACTACATCTGAGGACAAAACATAGCCATGGACATTGTACTCAGCAAGTTTTCTCAATTTTTGCTAACTGGCACTTATGTGATGTCCAGATTATTAACATATTAGTTCAAGTATGAAGTTTCTAGAGTCAAGTGGGAGTCATCACAAAATTACAGTTCTATAGGTTAGGGCATCTAGCATTTGGTAGGTAAATATATATGATTCTATCAACCTTAATAATCTCTAGTACATACCTGACCATGTGGGCCTTCACTTATGAAAGATGATTCATCGAAATTATTTGTAGCTTCCTTAAGTTCATCCAAAGCAAAGGTCCTATAAGCAGGAAGGCTGGCTCCCATCTTCATTGTTTCTGATATATACCCTGCAAACAAAGAATATAAAATGACT contains:
- the LOC102664782 gene encoding cyclic dof factor 3 isoform X1: MNGLEESTNDEVDVPLNEVSSKQIDPQEDGNSAPNIYKNPTLKLVAKVVNGNNEHRNAKRDIDHQEKVLKRANKVLPCPRCNSSETKFCYFNNYNVNQPRHFCKNCQRYWTAGGTIRNVPLGAGKRKNKHSTLQYCLIPVTPDAASVSQTDSKPASDMLLSSSRLIKGMENISSLREETPLSESLETVLSLNGQTNIEMASSTLKDDAEESSSSSMRSNEVEQVCLAQHSLVPLQSFQYYPVPSWSYQWNPCWNVKELRPRSLSSRPVYTGSPTMIAVPGFSLPTVILPGVPYSYSGFMSNWDEQKEDASLVGSAFSGISLSPSSVSNSTCSGNRSPTLGKHSRDGSTLGEDAMKQNLWVPKTVRINDPEEAANSSIWSTLGTKSEQNKLIMKGSIFKSFEPKASASSHILEDNQILRANPAAFSRSESFQESM
- the LOC102664782 gene encoding cyclic dof factor 1 isoform X2; its protein translation is MNGLEESTNDEVDVPLNEVSSKQIDPQEDGNSAPNIYKNPTLKLVAKVVNGNNEHRNAKRDIDHQEKVLKRANKVLPCPRCNSSETKFCYFNNYNVNQPRHFCKNCQRYWTAGGTIRNVPLGAGKRKNKHSTLQYCLIPVTPDAASVSQTDSKPASDMLLSSSRLIKGMENISSLREETPLSESLETVLSLNGQTNIEMASSTLKDDAEESSSSSMRSNEVEQELRPRSLSSRPVYTGSPTMIAVPGFSLPTVILPGVPYSYSGFMSNWDEQKEDASLVGSAFSGISLSPSSVSNSTCSGNRSPTLGKHSRDGSTLGEDAMKQNLWVPKTVRINDPEEAANSSIWSTLGTKSEQNKLIMKGSIFKSFEPKASASSHILEDNQILRANPAAFSRSESFQESM